One window from the genome of Streptomyces sp. WZ-12 encodes:
- a CDS encoding ATP-dependent DNA ligase, giving the protein MLLAALAQVSAEVAATSARSRKAALLAGLFRAAGPQDAPLVIPYLAGRLPQGRIGVGWSVLRDPPPPADAATLTVRAVDAALTTLARVAGPGAQAERRRLVRELFAAATAQEQRFLYGLLTGEVRQGALDALAVEGLAAATGAPADAVRRAVMLAGSLPDVAAALLAQGPPALAGFRLTVGRPVGPMLAASAGSVDEAIDRLGRCAVEEKLDGIRVQVHRDGPDVRIHTRTLDEVTDRLPEVVALVRGLTVARCILDGEVIALGADGRPVPFQRVAGRFGSRADVAAARAALPLTPVFFDLLALGDRELLDLPGVERATELASLVPESARVRRLVVEDPDDAGARAAAAEFFADTLRRGHEGVVVKALDAPYNAGRRGAGWLKVKPVHTLDLVVLAAEWGHGRRTGRLSNLHLGARAADGGFVMLGKTFKGLTDATLDWQTDQLRERAVADDGHVVTVRPELVVEIAYDGLQTSPRYPAGVTLRFARVLRYREDKTAAEADTIETVLAERP; this is encoded by the coding sequence CTCGCACAGGTGTCGGCGGAGGTCGCCGCCACCTCGGCCCGGTCGCGGAAGGCCGCGCTGCTGGCCGGGCTGTTCCGGGCCGCCGGCCCACAGGACGCCCCGCTGGTCATCCCCTATCTGGCCGGGCGGCTGCCCCAGGGGCGGATCGGCGTCGGCTGGAGCGTGCTGCGCGACCCGCCGCCGCCCGCGGACGCGGCCACCCTCACCGTCCGCGCGGTGGACGCCGCGCTGACCACCCTGGCCCGGGTCGCCGGCCCCGGCGCGCAGGCCGAACGGCGGCGCCTGGTCCGGGAGCTGTTCGCCGCGGCCACCGCCCAGGAGCAGCGGTTCCTGTACGGGCTGCTGACCGGTGAGGTGCGGCAGGGCGCCCTGGACGCGCTGGCCGTCGAGGGGTTGGCCGCGGCCACCGGCGCGCCCGCGGACGCGGTGCGGCGGGCCGTGATGCTCGCCGGTTCGCTCCCGGACGTCGCCGCGGCGCTGCTCGCCCAGGGCCCGCCCGCGCTGGCCGGCTTCCGGCTCACCGTCGGCCGACCCGTCGGGCCGATGCTCGCGGCGAGTGCCGGCTCCGTGGACGAGGCGATCGACCGGCTCGGCCGCTGCGCGGTGGAGGAGAAGTTGGACGGCATCCGGGTCCAGGTGCACCGGGACGGCCCGGACGTGCGGATCCACACCCGCACCCTGGACGAGGTCACCGACCGGCTGCCCGAAGTCGTCGCGCTGGTACGGGGGTTGACCGTCGCGCGGTGCATCCTCGACGGGGAGGTGATCGCCCTGGGGGCGGACGGGCGGCCGGTGCCGTTCCAGCGGGTCGCCGGCCGGTTCGGCTCCCGCGCGGACGTCGCCGCGGCCCGTGCGGCCCTCCCGCTGACTCCGGTCTTCTTCGACCTCCTCGCGCTCGGCGACCGCGAGCTGCTGGACCTCCCGGGGGTGGAGCGGGCCACCGAACTCGCCTCGCTCGTCCCGGAGTCGGCGCGGGTGCGGCGGCTCGTCGTCGAGGACCCGGACGACGCCGGGGCGCGGGCCGCCGCCGCGGAGTTCTTCGCCGACACCCTGCGCCGCGGCCACGAGGGCGTCGTGGTCAAGGCGCTCGACGCGCCCTACAACGCCGGCCGCCGGGGCGCCGGTTGGCTCAAGGTGAAGCCGGTGCACACCCTGGACCTGGTGGTCCTGGCGGCCGAGTGGGGGCACGGTCGGCGCACCGGCCGGCTCTCCAACCTGCACCTCGGGGCGCGGGCCGCGGACGGCGGCTTCGTCATGCTGGGCAAGACCTTCAAGGGCCTGACCGACGCCACCCTCGACTGGCAGACCGACCAACTGCGGGAGCGGGCGGTGGCGGACGACGGCCATGTGGTCACGGTCCGCCCGGAACTCGTCGTGGAGATCGCCTACGACGGGCTCCAGACCTCGCCCCGCTATCCGGCCGGGGTCACCCTGCGGTTCGCCCGCGTGCTGCGCTACCGGGAGGACAAGACGGCGGCGGAGGCCGACACGATCGAGACGGTGCTGGCGGAGCGGCCGTGA
- a CDS encoding NUDIX domain-containing protein, with protein sequence MTGRTAGRRSAGLLLHRRGADGGVEVLLAHMGGPLWARRDAGAWTVPKGEYLPPEEPLAAARREFAEELGTAPPDGRYLPLGEVRQSGGKVVTVWAVAGALDPDRIVPGTFEMEWPRGSGAVRSFPEIDRVAWCTPEEARGRLVTAQRAFVDRLLATLDDEPDEPAG encoded by the coding sequence GTGACGGGACGCACGGCCGGGAGGCGGAGCGCCGGGCTGCTGCTGCACCGCAGGGGTGCGGACGGCGGGGTCGAGGTGCTGTTGGCGCATATGGGCGGGCCGCTGTGGGCCCGTCGGGACGCGGGTGCGTGGACGGTGCCGAAGGGGGAGTACCTGCCGCCGGAGGAGCCGTTGGCCGCGGCCCGGCGGGAGTTCGCCGAGGAGTTGGGGACGGCGCCGCCGGACGGCCGGTACCTGCCGCTGGGGGAGGTCCGGCAGTCCGGCGGCAAGGTGGTGACGGTCTGGGCCGTCGCGGGCGCCCTCGACCCGGACCGGATCGTGCCCGGCACCTTCGAGATGGAGTGGCCGCGCGGCTCCGGGGCGGTCCGCAGCTTCCCGGAGATCGACCGGGTGGCCTGGTGCACCCCGGAGGAGGCGCGCGGGCGGCTGGTCACGGCCCAACGGGCTTTCGTCGACCGGCTGTTGGCGACCCTCGACGACGAGCCCGACGAGCCCGCCGGCTGA
- a CDS encoding carbohydrate ABC transporter permease: MTRGENRVDRRTRGVLGLVAWLCGLAFFLPVAWMVLTSFHRETDAATNPPSLTAPLTLHGYREFFGAGGAGVSPWPPLINSLTASVASTLLVLVLAVPAAYALSIRPVRKWRDVLFFFLSTKMLPLVAGLLPIYLVAQNTRMLDSIWLLVILYTSMNLPIAVWMMRSFLAEVPVEILEAASLDGAGLPTTLLRIVAPVALPGLAATALISFIFSWNELLFARVLTGIVAGTSPVFLTGLVTSQGLFLAKVCAAATVVSLPVLVAGFAAQDKLVQGLSLGAVK, translated from the coding sequence ATGACGCGAGGAGAGAACCGGGTCGACCGGCGGACCCGGGGCGTGCTGGGGCTGGTGGCCTGGCTGTGCGGGCTGGCCTTCTTCCTGCCGGTGGCCTGGATGGTGCTGACCTCCTTCCACCGCGAGACGGACGCCGCGACCAACCCGCCGAGCCTGACCGCGCCGCTCACCCTCCACGGCTACCGGGAGTTCTTCGGCGCGGGCGGCGCGGGGGTGAGCCCCTGGCCGCCGCTGATCAACTCGCTGACCGCATCGGTGGCTTCGACGCTGCTGGTGCTGGTGCTGGCGGTCCCGGCGGCGTACGCGCTGTCCATCAGGCCGGTGCGCAAATGGCGCGATGTGCTGTTCTTCTTCCTGTCGACCAAGATGCTGCCGCTGGTGGCCGGGCTGCTGCCGATCTATCTGGTCGCCCAGAACACCCGGATGCTGGACAGCATTTGGCTGCTGGTCATCCTCTACACCTCGATGAACCTGCCGATCGCGGTGTGGATGATGCGGTCCTTCCTGGCCGAGGTGCCGGTGGAGATCCTGGAGGCCGCCTCGCTCGACGGGGCCGGGCTGCCCACCACGCTGCTGCGGATCGTGGCGCCGGTCGCCCTGCCGGGCCTGGCCGCGACCGCCCTGATCTCCTTCATCTTCAGCTGGAACGAGCTGCTGTTCGCCCGGGTGTTGACGGGAATCGTGGCCGGCACCTCCCCGGTGTTCCTGACCGGCCTGGTCACCAGCCAGGGCCTGTTCCTGGCGAAGGTGTGCGCGGCGGCCACCGTGGTCTCGCTGCCGGTGCTGGTCGCCGGCTTCGCCGCCCAGGACAAGCTGGTACAGGGGCTGTCGTTGGGCGCGGTGAAGTGA
- a CDS encoding carbohydrate ABC transporter permease, translated as MRTPRTERAANWARRAPLLPALVFLIAVTQLPFVATVVISFLRWNALAPDHRGFAALDNYRAVVTDPALRSSIATTVLLTVSVVLTSLLLGLGLALLLDRRFIGRGVVRTLLITPFLVVPVAAALLWKHALYNASYGLLNGVLTWVWRLFGAGDPPQPDWMTNSPLAAVALSLVWQWTPFMMLILLAGLQSRPADAVEAARMDGASAFGIFRHLTLPHLRRYLELAALLGTVYIVQNFDAVFTITSGGLGTANLPYTIYQTFYQAHDYGRASAQGVVVVLCSLLVANFALRTVSSLLREEITR; from the coding sequence ATGCGTACACCGCGCACTGAGCGGGCCGCGAACTGGGCCCGGCGGGCCCCGCTGCTGCCCGCCCTGGTCTTCCTGATCGCGGTCACTCAACTCCCGTTCGTGGCAACGGTGGTGATCTCCTTCCTGCGCTGGAACGCGCTCGCGCCCGACCACCGCGGATTCGCCGCCCTGGACAACTACCGGGCGGTGGTCACCGACCCCGCCCTGCGCTCGTCGATCGCCACAACGGTGCTGCTGACGGTGTCGGTGGTGCTGACCAGCCTGCTGCTGGGGCTCGGCCTGGCGCTGCTGCTGGACCGCAGGTTCATCGGCCGGGGCGTCGTCCGCACCCTGCTGATCACCCCGTTCCTGGTGGTGCCGGTGGCCGCCGCGCTGCTGTGGAAGCACGCGCTCTACAACGCCTCGTACGGGCTGCTCAACGGCGTGCTGACGTGGGTGTGGCGGCTGTTCGGCGCCGGCGACCCGCCGCAGCCGGACTGGATGACCAACTCCCCGCTGGCGGCCGTCGCGTTGTCGCTGGTCTGGCAGTGGACGCCGTTCATGATGCTGATCCTGCTGGCCGGCCTGCAGAGCCGGCCGGCGGACGCGGTGGAGGCGGCCCGGATGGACGGGGCGTCCGCCTTCGGCATCTTCCGCCACCTCACCCTGCCGCACCTGCGGCGTTACCTCGAACTCGCGGCGCTGCTCGGCACGGTCTACATCGTGCAGAACTTCGACGCGGTGTTCACCATCACCTCCGGCGGACTGGGCACCGCCAACCTGCCGTACACCATCTACCAGACCTTCTACCAGGCCCATGACTACGGCCGGGCGTCCGCGCAGGGCGTCGTGGTGGTGCTGTGCTCACTGCTGGTGGCGAACTTCGCCCTGCGCACCGTGTCGTCCCTGCTGCGCGAGGAGATCACCCGATGA
- a CDS encoding ABC transporter substrate-binding protein — protein MRARSPGAVGGAGRRLRRLAALAAALSLTATGCYRGAGGSGDGGPHTLNVLMVNNPQMVDLQRLTAEHFTKETGIRVHFTVLPEDDLRDKMSQDFSSQAGQYDVASLSNYETPIYARNGWLAPLGQLAARDRTFDQKDILAPVRSSLTAADGEVYAEPFYGESSFLMYRKDLLKAAGLTMPARPTWTQVAALAAKLDGIRKGLKGICLRGQPGWGQLAAPLTTVVNTFGGTWFDKDWKAGVDSPEFARAVRFYVDLVRAHGEPGAPQAGYTECLNAMQQGKVAMWYDATAGAGSLESADSPVAGTIGYAPAPVERTRSAGWLYTWAWGIQKASTHQGAAWQFVRWASGKGYERLVGRELGWSRVPGGKRASTYRDPAYRTAAGAFAAATERAITSARPDDPGVQPRPAPGIQFVGIPEFSDLGTTVSQEISSAIAGKQSVADALRTGQRLAREVSDAYTAH, from the coding sequence GTGCGCGCACGATCCCCCGGAGCCGTCGGCGGCGCGGGCCGCCGCCTGAGGCGGCTGGCCGCCCTCGCGGCCGCCCTGTCGCTGACCGCCACCGGCTGCTACCGCGGCGCCGGCGGCAGCGGCGACGGCGGTCCGCACACCCTCAACGTGCTGATGGTGAACAACCCGCAGATGGTGGACCTCCAGCGGCTCACCGCCGAGCACTTCACCAAGGAGACCGGCATCCGCGTCCACTTCACCGTGCTGCCGGAGGACGACCTCCGCGACAAGATGAGCCAGGACTTCTCCAGCCAGGCCGGACAGTACGACGTGGCCAGCCTCAGCAACTACGAGACGCCCATCTACGCCCGCAACGGCTGGCTCGCTCCACTGGGCCAACTGGCCGCCAGGGACCGGACGTTCGACCAGAAGGACATCCTCGCGCCGGTGCGCTCCTCGCTCACCGCCGCCGACGGCGAGGTCTACGCGGAGCCGTTCTACGGCGAGTCGTCGTTCCTGATGTACCGCAAGGACCTGCTGAAGGCGGCCGGGCTGACCATGCCCGCCCGGCCGACCTGGACCCAAGTTGCCGCGCTCGCCGCCAAGTTGGACGGCATCCGCAAGGGCCTGAAGGGCATCTGCCTGCGCGGACAGCCCGGTTGGGGGCAGTTGGCCGCGCCGCTGACGACGGTGGTCAACACCTTCGGCGGCACCTGGTTCGACAAGGACTGGAAGGCCGGGGTGGACAGCCCGGAGTTCGCCCGGGCGGTCCGCTTCTACGTCGATCTGGTCCGCGCGCACGGCGAACCCGGCGCGCCCCAGGCCGGCTACACCGAGTGCCTCAACGCGATGCAGCAGGGCAAGGTCGCCATGTGGTACGACGCCACCGCCGGCGCCGGGTCGCTGGAGAGCGCGGACTCCCCCGTCGCCGGCACGATCGGCTACGCCCCGGCGCCGGTCGAGCGGACCCGCAGCGCGGGCTGGCTCTACACCTGGGCCTGGGGCATCCAGAAGGCCAGCACGCACCAGGGCGCGGCCTGGCAGTTCGTCCGCTGGGCGTCCGGCAAGGGCTACGAACGGTTGGTGGGCCGGGAGTTGGGCTGGTCGCGGGTGCCGGGCGGCAAGCGCGCCTCGACCTACCGCGACCCGGCGTACCGCACGGCGGCCGGGGCGTTCGCGGCGGCGACCGAGCGGGCGATCACCTCGGCGCGGCCGGATGACCCGGGGGTGCAGCCGCGGCCGGCGCCCGGCATCCAGTTCGTGGGCATACCGGAGTTCTCGGACCTGGGGACCACGGTGTCGCAGGAGATCAGCTCGGCGATCGCCGGCAAGCAGAGCGTCGCCGACGCGCTGCGGACCGGCCAGCGGCTGGCGCGGGAGGTGTCCGATGCGTACACCGCGCACTGA
- a CDS encoding DeoR/GlpR family DNA-binding transcription regulator, which yields MRAEERQSRLLVLARQSGRVEVAEAADEFGVARETVRRDLRELERRGLVRRTHGAAYPVESAGYETTLARRETQQVPEKRRIAAAAAQLVGEAETVFVDEGYTPELVAMLLPTDRPLTVLTASLRTASLVAASDTTTVLLAGGRVRAGTQATVGPWCRDMLAGFVVDLAFLGANGISREHGLTTPDPAVADVKAQAVRSSRRRVLVGVHSKFGASSFCRFAAIGDVDAIVTDTGLSAPEAHRYSLLGPQVLRV from the coding sequence ATGAGGGCAGAGGAACGCCAGAGCCGTCTGCTGGTGCTCGCCCGGCAGTCCGGGCGGGTGGAGGTGGCCGAGGCGGCCGACGAGTTCGGGGTGGCCCGCGAGACCGTCCGGCGCGACCTGCGGGAGCTGGAGCGGCGCGGGCTGGTCCGACGCACGCACGGGGCGGCCTACCCGGTCGAGAGCGCGGGCTACGAGACCACGTTGGCGCGGCGGGAGACCCAGCAGGTGCCGGAGAAGCGGCGGATCGCGGCGGCCGCGGCCCAGCTCGTCGGCGAGGCGGAGACGGTCTTCGTCGACGAGGGGTACACCCCCGAGCTGGTCGCGATGCTGCTGCCGACGGACCGGCCGCTGACCGTGCTGACCGCGTCGCTGCGCACCGCCTCGCTGGTGGCGGCGTCCGACACCACGACCGTGCTGCTGGCCGGCGGGCGGGTGCGGGCCGGGACCCAGGCGACGGTCGGGCCGTGGTGCCGGGACATGCTCGCCGGCTTCGTGGTCGACCTGGCGTTCCTCGGTGCCAACGGGATCTCCCGCGAACACGGCCTGACCACGCCCGATCCGGCGGTCGCCGACGTGAAGGCGCAGGCGGTGCGCTCGTCGCGGCGGCGGGTGCTGGTCGGGGTGCACAGCAAGTTCGGGGCCAGCAGCTTCTGCCGGTTCGCCGCGATCGGCGACGTCGACGCGATCGTCACCGACACCGGGCTCTCCGCGCCGGAGGCCCACCGCTACTCCCTCCTGGGGCCGCAGGTGCTCCGGGTCTGA
- a CDS encoding STAS domain-containing protein: MSSEMRSLAVTALVQEDECAVLRVSGELDLRTEQAFLAEARSVVSAGHRFLVLDLTALRFCDSRGLSCLLALEWLCRRLEGRLLLASLGVRMLKLLVGTQSLGVFSCYPTVGHALAAVPAASRPAWPPAGDADGAD; encoded by the coding sequence ATGAGCTCGGAGATGCGGTCGTTGGCGGTCACCGCACTCGTCCAGGAGGACGAGTGCGCGGTGCTGCGGGTCAGCGGGGAGTTGGACCTCCGCACCGAGCAGGCGTTCCTCGCCGAGGCCCGGTCCGTCGTCTCGGCCGGGCACCGCTTCCTCGTGCTGGACCTGACCGCGCTGCGGTTCTGCGACTCCCGCGGCCTGAGCTGCCTGCTCGCCCTGGAGTGGCTCTGCCGGCGACTGGAGGGCCGGCTGCTGCTGGCGTCGCTGGGCGTACGGATGCTGAAGCTGCTGGTCGGCACGCAGTCCCTGGGGGTCTTCTCCTGCTACCCGACGGTCGGCCACGCGTTGGCCGCGGTCCCCGCCGCCAGTCGCCCCGCGTGGCCACCGGCCGGTGACGCCGACGGCGCGGACTGA
- a CDS encoding LysR family transcriptional regulator — protein MELPGVQLRTLLELTRSRTMTAAAVALGYTPGAVSQHVAALERATGTELVRRAGRRMELTDAGQTLAEHAERILGAQAEAVAALERSRGMVGGRLRLGVFGTAAAMLLPPALRRLAAQHPAVRVVGHEVDVDQAYAEVRAGRVDVALGLDYPDAPLDRDGAVELVRLRSERFSLAMPAGRAPRERERVPLSLAGAARHDWILPPADSYYGRAIRTACRRAGGEPRVVHEMTDTATSLAMVGAGLGVAPLTALMLRLRSEGIVAVPLRETVERHIVVAVGAAARGRPSVTALIAALRAEAEPGAGNVTLRSQTARSAALRSQA, from the coding sequence GTGGAATTGCCGGGGGTGCAGCTACGGACGCTGTTGGAGCTGACCCGCAGCCGCACGATGACGGCCGCCGCGGTGGCGCTGGGCTACACGCCGGGCGCGGTCTCCCAGCACGTCGCCGCGCTGGAGCGGGCCACCGGCACCGAGTTGGTCCGTCGGGCCGGGCGCCGGATGGAGCTGACGGACGCCGGGCAGACGCTGGCGGAGCACGCCGAGCGGATCCTGGGGGCGCAGGCCGAGGCGGTGGCGGCCCTGGAGCGGTCCCGCGGGATGGTGGGCGGGCGGCTGCGGCTGGGGGTCTTCGGGACGGCGGCGGCGATGCTGCTGCCGCCGGCCCTGCGCCGGTTGGCCGCGCAGCACCCCGCGGTGCGGGTGGTGGGGCACGAGGTGGACGTGGACCAGGCGTACGCGGAGGTGCGGGCGGGGCGGGTGGACGTGGCGCTCGGGCTGGACTATCCGGACGCGCCGCTGGACCGGGACGGCGCGGTGGAGTTGGTGCGGCTGCGGTCGGAGCGGTTCTCGCTGGCGATGCCGGCCGGGCGGGCGCCCCGGGAGAGGGAGCGGGTCCCGCTGTCGCTGGCCGGGGCCGCGCGGCACGACTGGATCCTGCCGCCGGCCGACTCGTATTACGGGCGGGCGATCCGGACGGCCTGCCGGCGGGCGGGCGGTGAGCCGCGGGTGGTGCACGAGATGACGGACACCGCGACGTCGCTGGCGATGGTGGGGGCCGGGCTGGGGGTGGCGCCGCTGACCGCGCTGATGCTGCGGCTGCGGTCGGAGGGGATCGTGGCGGTGCCGCTGCGGGAGACCGTCGAGCGGCACATCGTGGTCGCGGTCGGCGCCGCCGCCCGGGGCCGGCCGTCGGTGACGGCGCTGATCGCGGCGCTGCGGGCGGAGGCGGAGCCGGGTGCGGGGAACGTCACACTCAGGAGTCAGACCGCCCGGTCGGCGGCGCTTCGCTCGCAGGCGTGA
- a CDS encoding NAD(P)/FAD-dependent oxidoreductase, with amino-acid sequence MVHPTTSAPPVTDPPPAPLPASVDVVVIGGGVIGASIAFHLAEADAGRVLLLERDLPASGSSGKPLGGVRAQFSDPLNIRLGQRSLDAWRDFARRPGADVGLDPVGYLFLLGSEAERDTFTRGMEIQHAHGVPSRMITPRAAQDLCPYLDPTTLVAAAFSPTDGYATPKAAVAGYLRAARRLGATVRTRCPVTAIDVTDGHLQAVRTPHGTVRARTVICCAGAWSGQVAALAGVALPVTPLRRQIAFTGPLRPRPPRIPFTLDYASALYFHNDGADGLLLGLSDPAQPPGFDREFSREWLAPFRTAAARRAPELAEVPITGGWAGLYEMTPDRNALIGEAPHPGRFLYATGFSGHGFLQAPAVGELVRDLYLHREPFLDIGPLAASRFEGRPAARPEAHII; translated from the coding sequence ATGGTCCACCCCACGACTTCGGCTCCCCCCGTCACCGATCCGCCGCCCGCCCCGCTCCCGGCGTCCGTCGACGTCGTGGTCATCGGCGGCGGGGTGATCGGCGCGAGCATCGCCTTCCACCTGGCCGAGGCGGACGCCGGCCGGGTGCTGCTGCTGGAGCGCGACCTGCCGGCCTCCGGATCCTCCGGCAAGCCCCTCGGCGGAGTCCGCGCGCAGTTCTCCGACCCGCTCAACATCCGCCTAGGGCAACGCAGTCTGGACGCCTGGCGGGACTTCGCCCGCCGCCCCGGCGCAGATGTCGGACTGGACCCCGTGGGCTACCTCTTCCTCCTGGGCAGCGAGGCCGAACGCGACACCTTCACCCGCGGCATGGAGATCCAGCACGCCCACGGCGTGCCCAGCCGCATGATCACCCCGCGGGCCGCCCAGGACCTCTGCCCCTACCTCGACCCCACCACCCTCGTCGCCGCCGCCTTCTCGCCCACCGACGGCTACGCCACGCCGAAGGCCGCGGTCGCCGGCTACCTCCGCGCGGCCCGCCGGCTCGGCGCAACCGTCCGCACCCGCTGCCCGGTCACCGCCATCGACGTCACCGACGGCCACCTCCAGGCCGTCCGCACCCCGCACGGCACCGTCCGCGCCCGCACCGTGATCTGCTGCGCCGGCGCCTGGTCCGGGCAGGTCGCCGCGTTGGCCGGGGTCGCCCTCCCGGTCACCCCGCTGCGCCGGCAGATCGCCTTCACCGGACCGCTGCGCCCCCGCCCGCCCCGCATCCCCTTCACCCTCGACTACGCCTCCGCCCTCTACTTCCACAACGACGGCGCCGACGGCCTGCTCCTCGGCCTCTCCGACCCCGCCCAACCACCCGGCTTCGACCGGGAGTTCAGCCGCGAATGGCTCGCCCCCTTCCGCACCGCCGCGGCCCGCCGGGCCCCGGAGCTCGCCGAGGTACCGATCACCGGCGGCTGGGCCGGCCTCTACGAGATGACCCCCGACCGCAACGCCCTCATCGGCGAGGCCCCGCACCCCGGCCGCTTCCTCTACGCCACCGGCTTCTCCGGCCACGGCTTCCTCCAGGCCCCCGCCGTCGGCGAGCTCGTCCGCGACCTCTACCTGCACCGCGAACCGTTCCTCGACATCGGCCCGCTCGCCGCCAGCCGCTTCGAGGGCCGCCCGGCCGCCCGCCCCGAGGCCCACATCATCTGA
- the hglS gene encoding 2-oxoadipate dioxygenase/decarboxylase gives MPHLPTWRLRAAFARRLSDMYGTEVPAYTTLLEVAGRINDEVARRDPDAGRLGSIDRVTAERHGAIRVGTPAELRQAAQVFAALGMHPVGFYDLRDGDIGAVPVVSTAFRPTDPVELDRNPFRVFTSLLTTGDRRFFDPELEARLTTFLARRQLFPPELLLLAERAERDAGLDESDAERLLTLAVGAFTLAAEPVDRAWYAELERISAVAADIGGVTSTHINHLTPRVLDIDALYRRMGERGITMIDRIQGPPRWAGPDVLLRQTSFRALDEARTFREPDGRLTRGALRVRFGEVEARGIALTRAGRARYDALTAETDRRAAGRPAADRERTARALWERDFPRTEHQLAVEGLAFFAHRPVTDRPRDGRRPPADLAGLLTDGWLTAEPLVYEDFLPRSAAGIFHSNLTGDGTRDPLRDGTPFDAHRLAEALDRPVLDPFTLYAEQQDRALRGALTTLGADAALRVLDAPAVN, from the coding sequence ATGCCCCACCTCCCCACCTGGCGACTGCGCGCCGCCTTCGCCCGCCGGCTCTCCGACATGTACGGCACCGAAGTCCCCGCCTACACCACGCTCCTGGAGGTCGCCGGGCGGATCAACGACGAGGTCGCCCGCCGCGATCCGGACGCCGGCCGGCTCGGCAGCATCGACCGGGTCACCGCCGAACGCCACGGCGCCATCCGCGTCGGCACCCCCGCCGAACTCCGCCAGGCCGCCCAGGTCTTCGCCGCCCTCGGCATGCACCCGGTCGGCTTCTACGACCTGCGGGACGGCGACATCGGCGCGGTCCCCGTCGTCTCCACCGCCTTCCGCCCCACCGACCCCGTCGAACTCGACCGCAACCCCTTCCGGGTCTTCACCTCCCTCCTCACCACCGGCGACCGCCGCTTCTTCGACCCGGAGCTGGAAGCCCGGCTGACGACCTTCCTCGCCCGCCGGCAACTCTTCCCGCCCGAACTCCTCCTGCTCGCCGAACGGGCCGAACGCGACGCCGGCCTCGACGAGTCGGACGCCGAACGGCTCCTCACCCTCGCCGTCGGCGCGTTCACCCTCGCCGCCGAGCCCGTCGACCGCGCCTGGTACGCCGAGTTGGAGCGGATCTCCGCGGTCGCCGCCGACATCGGCGGCGTCACCAGCACCCACATCAACCACCTCACGCCCCGCGTCCTGGACATCGACGCCCTCTACCGGCGGATGGGGGAGCGCGGCATCACCATGATCGACCGCATCCAGGGCCCACCGCGCTGGGCCGGCCCCGACGTGCTGCTGCGCCAGACCTCCTTCCGCGCGCTGGACGAGGCCCGCACCTTCCGCGAGCCCGACGGCCGGCTCACCCGCGGCGCCCTGCGGGTCCGCTTCGGCGAGGTCGAGGCCCGCGGCATCGCCCTGACCCGCGCCGGCCGGGCCCGCTACGACGCCCTCACCGCGGAGACCGACCGCCGCGCCGCCGGCCGCCCCGCCGCCGACCGGGAGCGCACCGCCCGCGCCCTGTGGGAACGGGACTTCCCCCGCACCGAGCACCAACTCGCCGTCGAGGGGCTGGCGTTCTTCGCCCACCGGCCGGTGACCGACCGCCCCCGCGACGGCCGCCGCCCGCCCGCCGACCTCGCCGGCCTGCTCACCGACGGCTGGCTGACCGCCGAACCCCTCGTCTACGAGGACTTCCTGCCCCGCTCCGCCGCCGGCATCTTCCACTCCAACCTCACCGGCGACGGCACCCGCGACCCGCTCCGCGACGGCACCCCGTTCGACGCCCACCGCCTCGCCGAGGCCCTCGACCGCCCGGTGCTCGACCCCTTCACCCTCTACGCCGAGCAGCAAGACCGCGCCCTGCGCGGGGCCCTGACCACCCTGGGCGCCGACGCCGCCCTCCGGGTCCTCGACGCCCCGGCCGTCAACTAG